From a region of the Falco peregrinus isolate bFalPer1 chromosome 5, bFalPer1.pri, whole genome shotgun sequence genome:
- the RP9 gene encoding retinitis pigmentosa 9 protein translates to MSHRAPRGQEEEAAAGEAGEEAARGSQARPRSHPEPAASGGRTQGRHERKRKKLEAQQLQKLQHLESFYEKPPPGLIKENETKPEDCIPDVPGNESAREFLAHAPTKGLWMPLGKEVKVMQCWRCKRYGHRTGDKECPFFIKGNQKLEQFRVAHEDPMYDIIRDNKRHEKEMRIQQLKQLLEDSTSDDDDNSDDSDEDDEDGSSSSSSECKDKHKKKKRKKEKKKKEKKKKKKRKRKSSKSNEKSESD, encoded by the exons ATGTCCCACAGGGCGCcgagggggcaggaggaggaggcggccgcgggggaggcgggggaggAGGCGGCGAGGGGCAGCCAGGCGCGGCCCAGGAGCCACCCGGAGccggcggcgagcggcggcAGGACCCAGGGCCGGCATGAGAGGAAGCGGAAGAAGCTGGAGgcgcagcagctgcagaagctccagcacctggagtcCTT CTATGAGAAACCTCCCCCAGGGCTGATCAAG gaaaatgaaacaaaaccagaagactgCATACCTGATGTACCAGGCAATGAAAGTGCACGAGAATTCCTGGCACATGCCCCGACAAAAGGGCTTTGGATGCCTTTGGGGAAAGAAGTCAAAGTCATGCAGT gttggAGGTGTAAACGTTATGGACACAGAACAGGAGATAAAGAATGCCCATTCTTTATTAAAGGCAATCAGAAATTGGAACAATTTAGAGTA GCACATGAAGATCCAATGTATGATATAATAAGGGACAATAAACgtcatgaaaaagaaatgag gataCAGCAACTGAAGCAGCTCCTGGAGGACTCTACCTCAGATGATGATGATAACAGTGATGACAGTGATGAGGATGATGAGgatggcagcagctcctcttcctcagaaTGTAAAgataaacacaagaaaaaaaagagaaagaaggaaaagaaaaaaaaagaaaagaagaagaagaaaaagagaaagcgTAAATCATCTAAATCTAACGAGAAGTCGGAATCTGACTGA